A segment of the bacterium genome:
CGCCGACGAGCGCGATATCCGCGACCTGCACTCCACCTGGATCGCCGCGGTCAACGCGGGCGATCTCGCCCCATTGCTCGGCCTGATGACCGGCGACGTCGTGTTGCTGAATCCGGGGGAGGAGCCGCTCGGCCGGGAGGGGTTCTCCGCCAACTTCTCGGCCGCTCACAGACAGGTGCTGATCCGTTGCACCAGCGAGCTGGAAGACGTCGCGATCGTTGGCGCGGTCGCGTACGCGTGGAGCCGGGACGCATTGTCCGTGACGCCGCGCACCGGCGGAGAAGCGACGCGTCTCGCCGGCCATCGCCTGACGATCTATAGAAAGCAGGCCGACGGCCGCTGGCTCCTCGCCCGCGATGCCCACACCTTGGCTCCAGTCACGGAGCCGAGATCGTAGCGGCGCGCTTCGGCCGACGCCGTCGTGCCGCGCCGGCGCGGCACGTGCCGCCCCCCGAGTCATCCCGCACCTGGGGAGCATTGACAGTCCCCGGCGCGGCGCCTAGCCGTGAGGCATCGGCGCGAGCAATGAACGGGACTCGCCCTGGCCACGGTATCGCATCGATCGCTGCGCATGCGCGCAGCCCGCCCGGCGGTCGGCGCGCGCAGTGACCGCCGCGGAATCCCGACGACTCGGGTGCGCGCGGCGTCTCGGCACCCCGCGGCTCAACGCATCTTCGCGCCCGGCACCGGCGTCAGCCCGGACAGGTCCCGCGCCACGACCGTGTTGCGATCCGACACGCTCGCCCCGAGCGAGAACTGCGGCCACAAGCCGAGGATCTCCTGCCGGCTGCGCTCGCTCCACCGTCGCGCGAGGCGGCTGCGCGTCTTGTGGAAGTTCATGGCAAAGCCGCCGGTGTAGAGCCGCAGCAGCGAGAAGCCTCCCGGGTACTCCTTGCACGCCGCCACCTCCTGCATGGTGACGTTCGGCGCCGCGGCGCTGATCGTGCGCTTGTTGCGATGCGTGTGGCCGGCATGGTGCAGGAAGAGTCCGGGCGTGCCGGCGTAGTCGGAGAGGAGCGTGGCCACCTGCGCCGGCTCGAGCGTGTTGCTCGCCGAGGTGGGGAACGGCGACTGCTCCACGATGAGCGGGTGGTGGCCGAAGACGATCGTCGGCTGGTCGCGCGCCCGTCCGAGCTCGTCGCGGAACCAGGCGAGCTGTTCGCCCGAGAGCGCGCCCGCGTCGTTGCCCCGGCCGGGCTTGTCGTAGGTGTCGAGCCCGAGGATGCGGAGCCCCTGGAGCTCGCGGGCGAAGTACCCGGGCTCGCCGGCGGGGAAGAACCGGTCCTGGAAGCAGTCGTGACCCTGCCACCGGCCGATGCGGCAGGCCGCATACTCCTCGCCGTCGTGCGCGCGGTCGTGGTTGCCGCGCGTGACGAACCAGTGGCGGCGGTAGCGGCCGAAGCGCCGGAGAAGCTTGCCGGCACGGCTGAGATCGACCGGGGCGGCCTCGGCGGTGATGTCGCCCGCCGCGAGCAGGAACGACGCGCCGAGACGGGTGGCGTCGTGGACCAGGGCCCGGAGCATGACCTCGGGATAGGGCGGCAGCCCTGGCTCCTGCTGGATGCCGGTGATCGGCGTGCCGCCGACGAGCCCCGCGGTCGTCTCGCCGACGTGCAGGTCGTTGCAGAGCGCGACGGAGAAGAGGAAGCGCCCGGGCGGCGGCTGCGGCGCGGTGAAGGCGTACGGGCCGCCCGTCGTGAGTCCGTAGCCGGACGTGCCGACCGCGTTGCCGGCGATCAGCGTGAAGGGCGTCGGCGTCGCGGGGAGATCGTTGGAGCGCGCCTGATAGTAGTAGGTCTCGCCCGGCTCGAGCCCACGGAGCTCGACGTAGTGGTACGGCGTGTCGCGCCAGCGATCGACGGCGATGCGCGTCAGCCGCTGCGGATCGGTGCCCCAGTAGACGACCCCGTCGGCCGGCGCGGGCTCCATGCGCCCGAGCCCGTCGTCGGTGCCGGTGTAGCCGGTGTACCAGGTGATGATCGCCCGCTGCTCGGTGAGGGTGACGAGCTCGAGGTTGACCGCCGAGATGGGCCCGCGCCGGCTGCGCGCGGCGGCGACGCCGTTGTCGAAGAGGCGGCGCGTGAAGAGCGGCGACGCGGCCGCGACGGCGGTCCAGCGCAGGAAGTGGCGGCGGGTGAAGTCACAGCCCGGCATCGCGGTGACCTCCGGGGCGCCGATCGGGCGTCGTGGCGTGGGCGGCGTGTGGGGCTACGGCGTGCATGGGCCGCATGGAGTGCCCCGGCCATCCCCAAGGGGTCAATGCGCCCGCGCGCGATTCGGTGATTCTTCACGCCGGTGTCGCGGAGGCGTCGCCTGGCGGCCCACGCGACGCTCACCCGAGGGCGTCGACACGGGGTGGGGGCGCGAGTCCATCCGCGTGCTCGACGCGGGGACGGTCGGCCGGAGCGTCACGCTCGACCTCGGAGACCGGCGGATCGGTCAACGCCTTCGAGCGCATCGGTCGCCCCAGAAGCTCGAGTGCTGCCGGCGGTCGTCTCAGCCCGACTCGTCTCGGCGAGGCTTCCGCGATGGGGCGTCGGCGCGCGCGCGGGTGATCGTCCGCACGGCGATCCCTGTGCGCTTCTCGCACCAGCCGTGCCGCGTCGTCCCTGCGGTTACCTGTGACGCCCGACGCGAGGTCTTTCGCAGCCGCAGACCTGTCGAGCGGTGCAGGCAAAAGGCGGTGCCAGCCACACATCAAGCTTGGCCGCAGGCTCGCTCTCGTGGTAGCGGCATGGCCGGCCGGAAACGGCCTGGGTCGATCGGCGGTCCCTCTCCGGTCCTCTCCGGGCCGCCCGGGCGGCCCGTCCCACGTCAGCCACCAGGAAGGAACGAAAGAGTCCCATGCGCATCCTCCCCACCCTCGTCCTCTCGCTCGCGCTCGGCACCACCGCCCACGCCGCGGCTCTCCTCGGCTCGGGCCCCATGGGTATGGTCAACGGCACCACCGACTCGTGCCTCGTCGCCAACATCAACCCCAAGGACCTCGCCGAGGTGACCGTCTCCATCATGAAGAGCGGCTCGTCCTTCCCCGAGGTCAGTACGACCTGCGCCCCGCTGGCGCCGAACACCCACTGCGGATTCCAGAGCAACGCCGTCGGCGGCGGCGTGCGGTTCTGCACCGTCACCGTGAAGGGGAGCCCGAAGGCGATCCGCGGCGAGTTCTGCGACGTGACGGCCGGGCGCTGCACGTCGATCCGCTGAGGTTCGAAGCCCCGCGGTCGACGATGTGGAGTCGCGAACCGCTGCAAGCGGCGGCGTGCTGCTGCGCGCCGCGCGCCTACGCGGCGGGCGCCGGATCGCCTCCGGCCGCGCGCGCCGCCTTGCGCGCCGCCCAGCGCTCGCTGGCGTTCTGGCAGACGACGTAGAACACCGGCACGAACACCACCGACAGCAGCGTCGACGTGATCATGCCGCCGAACACGGCCGTGCCGAGCGCCCGGCGGCTGGCTGCGCCCGCCCCCGACGCGATCACCAGCGGATAGACGCCGAGGATGAACGCGAACGACGTCATCAGGATGGGGCGGAAGCGCAGACGCGCCGCCTCGATCGTCGCCTCGACCACCGACAGCCCCTTGGCGCGGTGCTCGCGCGCGAACTCGACGATGAGGATGGCGTTCTTGCTCGCCAGCGCGATCAGGAGGACGACGCCGATCTGCGTGTAGACGTTGTTGTCCATGCCGCGCAGCGCAACCGCGATGACCGTGCCGAGGAGCGCGAGCGGCACGACCAGCACGACCGCGGCGGGGCTGGTCCAGCTCTCGTACTGGGCCGCCAGCACGAGGAAGACGAGCAGGACGGCGAGGGCGAAGATCATCGTCGCCTCGCCGCCGACGCGCTTCTCCTGGAACGAGATGCCCGTCCACTCGATGCCCATCTCCCTGGGCAGCTTCGCGGCAGCCATCTCCTCCATCAGCTCGAGCGCCTGGCCCGAGCTGTAGCCCGGCGCCGCCTCGCCGGTGATCGCCGCCGAAGGGTAGAGGTTGTAGCGGGTGAGGATCTGCGGGCCGACCGTGTCGCGCACGTCGACCAGCGTGCCGAGCGGCAGCATCTGGCCGGTGTCGTTGCGGACCTCGAGACGACGGATGTCCCCGGCGTGCAGGCGGTACTGCGGCGCCGCCTGCACGCGCACCTGATAGGTGCGGTCGTAGAGGTTGAAGTCGTTGACGTACGCCGAGCCGAGATAGGTCTGGAGCGTGTTGAACACCGACGTCAGCGGTACGCCGATCGACTTGGCCTTCACGCGGTCGACGTCGGCGAAGATCTGCGGCACGGCGGCGCGGAAGGTCGAGTTGAGCGCCGCCAGGCTGGTCTGCGTATGCCCGTCGCGGACCATCTCGTCGGTCATCTGCTGCAGCGCCATGAGGCCGACGCCGCCGCGATCCTCGAGCTGGAGCTGGAAGCCGCCCGCCGTGCCGAGGCCGCGGATCGAAGGCGGCGGGAACACGAACGTGATGCCGTCCTCGATCTTGGCGAACTCGTGGCGCAGGTGGCCCACGATCGCGTCCTGGCTCAGCGCGGGGTCGGTCCGCTCCTCCCAGGGGGCGAAGACGATGTAGATGGCGGCCGCGTTGGACGCCGTGGCGTTGTCGAGGATCGAGCGGCCGCCGACGATGTTCCAGTTCACGACGCCCTTCGTGTTGGCGAGGATGTCGTTCATCTTGCGCGTCGCGGCGTGCGTGCGCGCCTGGGAGGCGGCGTCGGGGAGCTGGATGCCCGAGATGACGTAGCCCTGGTCTTCGACCGGCAGGAACCCGGTCGGCAGCCCGCGGAAGCCCCACAGCGTGACGCCGAGCAGGACGAGAAACGCGAGCATCACCAGCCGCGTGTGCGCGACGAGGTACTCGACGAGCCGCACGTAGCGATCCTCGACGCGCGCGTAGACGCGGTTGAAGGCGCGGAAAAACGCGTTCTTCTTCTTGCCGGCGGTCGGGCGCAGGTAGACGGCGCACTGCGCGGGTTTCAGCGTGAGGGCGTTGACGGCGCTGATGATCGCGGTGATTGCGATCGTCATGGCGAACTGCCGGTAGAGCTGCCCGGTGATGCCGCCGAGGAACGTCGCGGGCAGGAACACTGCCATCAGCACGAAGGTGATGCCCATGACCGGGCCGGTCACCTCGTCCATGGCGCGGATGGTGGCCTCGCGCGGCGACACGCCGTCGGCCTCGATGTGGTGCGACGCGTTCTCGACGATGACGATGGCGTCGTCGACGACGATGCCGATGGCGAGGACCAGCCCGAACAGCGTCAGCAGGTTCACCGTGAAGCCGAAGGCGGCGAGGCCGGCGAACGCGCCGATGATGGTGACCGGGACGGTCGTCGCCGGCACCAGCACCGCGCGCCAGTCCTGGAGGAAGATGAGGATGACGATCAGGACGAGGATGCCGGCCTCGACCAGCGTCCGGTACACCTCGTGGATCGCCTGCGAGACGAAGAGCGTGGTGTCGAACGGGATGTCGTAGACGAGGCCGTCGGGGAAGCTCTTCTGCATGTCGGCCATCGCGGCGCGGATGCGCGTGGCGACGTCGAGCGCGTTGGCGCCCGGGAGCTGGAAGATGGCGATGCCGGCGGCGGGCTTGCCGTTCTTCTCGAAGAACGTGTCGTACGTCTGGCCGCCCAGCTCGACCCGGGCGATGTCGCGCAGGCGCGTGATGCGGTCGCCGTCCGTCTTCACGATGATGTCCTCGAACTGCTTCGTGCTCTCGAGGCGGCCGAGGACGTTGACGACGAACTGGAAGGTCTGCGTGTCCGGGGCGGGCGGCGCGCCGACCTGGCCGGCAGGCACCTGGACGTTCTGCTCCTGGATGGCGGCGATGACGTCGCCGGTGGTGAGCGTGCGCGACTTCAGCTGCTGCGGGTCGAGCCAGACGCGCATGCTGTACTGCGCCGCGCCGAAGACGTTGACCGCGCCGACGCCGGGCACGCGCGAGAGCACGTCGCGCACGCGCAGCGTCGCGAAGTTCGACAGGAAGAGCGCGTCGTAGCGGTCGTCGGGCGAGGTCAGCACGACGAACTGGATGATGTTCGTCGACTGCTTCTGCGTGACGATGCCCTGGCGCTGCACGTCGTCGGGCAGCAGCGGCTCGGCGATGGCGACGCGGTTCTGGACCAGCACCTGGGCGATGTCGAGGTCGACGCCGACGTCGAACGTGACCGTCAGATTGTACGAGCCGTCGCTGGCGCTGACCGAGGACATGTAGAGCATGCCCTCGACGCCGTTCACCTGCTGCTCGATCGGCGCGGCGACCGTGTCGGCGACGACCTGGGCGTTGGCGCCGGGATACGTCGTCGACACCTGCACCGTGGGCGGCGTGATCTCCGGGTACTGCTCGATCGGCAGCGTGCGCAGCGTCACGAGGCCGAAGATGATCGTCACGATCGCGATGACGTTCGCGAAGATCGGACGGTCGATGAAGAAGCGGGAGATCATCGTGTGGCTTGGGTCGGGTCGACCGGCGGCGGCGCCTCGATGGCGACCAGCTTCGGCTTCACCGGCGCGCCGGCGCGGGCGCGCTGGAGGCCGTTCACGACCACGCGGTCGGTGGGCTCGATGCCCTCCTCGATGATGCGCAGCTGGCCGACGAGCGTGCCGGTGCGGACGCGCTTGAACTGCACGATGTCCTCGCCGTCGACCGTGAGGAGGAAGGGGCCGCCCAGATCGGCGCCGAGCGCGGCGTCGGGCACGAGCAGGGCGTGGGCCCGGGTCCGCGGCAGGCGGACGCGCACGAAGAGGCCGGGGACGATCTGCCGGTTCGGGTTCGGGAAGACGGCGCGCAGCTCGAACGTGCCGGTGCTCGGATCGACGCGGTTCGAGCTGTAGTCGAGCGTGCCCTGGTGCGGGAAGCCGTCGTCGGTGAGGAGGCCGAGGTAGGCCGGGTTGCGCGTGCCTTCGGGAACGGCGGTGAGGCCGCGGCGCTCGAGGTCGCGGTACTCGAGGAGGTCGCGCTCGCTCACCTCGAAGTAGGCGTAGATCGGGTCCTGCGTCACGATGGTCGCGAGGGCGGTGGCCTCGCCGGCGCCGACGAGGTTGGCGACGTCGACGTAGTTGCGGTCGATGAGCCCGCCGATGGGCGCGTGGACGTGGGTGTAGTCGAGGTTCAGCTGCGCGGCGGCGAGCGTCGCCTTGGCCTGGGCGGCGTTGGCGACGGCGAGGTCGCGCGCCTGCGTCTTCTGGACGAGGTCGGTCCGGCTGCCGGCGTTGCGCTCGAAGATATTCTGGGTGATGTCGAGCTGCTCCTGCGCCGCCTTCGCCTGCGCCTCCATGCCGGCGAGGACGGCGCGCGCTTCGGCGACCCGCGCCTCGTAGAGCTGGGGCTCGATGACGAAGAGGAGGTCGCCCTTCTTCACCTCGGTGCCGGGCGTGAAGTTGATGCTGTCGAGGAAGCCGGCGACGCGCGCGCGCAGCTCGACCGAGGCGATCGCGACCGTGTGGCCGGTGAACTCGGACCACGTCGTCACCTCCTGGGCGACGGGCAGGCCGACCTCGACCTCCGGCGGGGGCGGGGGCGCGTACTGGTTGCCGCCGCCGCACGCCGCCGCGAGCAGCAGCACGAGCGCGACGAGCCCGCGCGCTACCACTGCGGCCACCACCACCGGAAGTCGGACCAGGGGCGGTCGGGCTCGAGGTCGCGCTCCGCCTGGTCGACGTCCGCCTCCTGCTCCGCGGGGTCGAGCATGCTCCCGTACCACGTGCGTGCGCGCATGGCGTCCTTCGTCTCCTCCGGGATCAGCGGGCGGCCTTCACGCTGCTGCCAGCCGCCGCCCAGCGCCTTGTACAGATTGACCACCGCGAGCGTCAGGGTGCCGCGCTGGTTGGCCAGGCGATCGTCGGACGTCAGTTTCGCCTGCTGCGTGTCGAGGACGCGCGTGTAGTCCGTGGCGCCCTCGCGATACTGGATGATCGACAGCTCGACGGCGCGGTTCGCCGCCGTGACGCTGCGCTCGAGGATCGCCACCGCGGCGGCGCCGCGCACGTAGCCGATGAGCGCGTCCTCGACCTCCTGCTGCGCGCGCAGCACCGTGTCCTCGTACACCGCGACCAGCGCCTGGAACGCCGCGTCCTGGGCGCGGACGTTGTTGATCAGGCGGCCGTAGTTGAAGATCGGCCACTCGAACGTCGGGCCGCCCACGGCCGCGAACGAGCGGCCGGCGAACAGCTCGGCCGCCTGCTCGGCGCTGAGGCCGACGCTGCCGCTCAGCGAGAGGCGTGGGAACAGGTCGGCCTTGGCGACGCCGATGTTCGCGCTCGCGGCGGCGAGCTGGCGCTCGGCTCGGCGGATGTCCGGCCGGCGCTGGAGCAGCTCGCTCGGGATGCCGACCGCGATCGTCGGCGGCACGCTCGGGATCGGGCCGGGCTCGAGGATGTCGGCGAGCTCGCCGGGCGGAAGGCCGACGAGCGCGCAGAGCGCATCCTCGGCCTGGCGGCGGAGCACCTGGAACTGCGGGATCGTGGCCTCGGTGTCGCGCAGGAGGTTCGTCGCCTGCTGGACGTCGAGCTCCGAGGTGCCGCCGGCCTCGAAGCGGATGCGCGCGATGTCGAGCGCGTCCTGCTGCACGGCCACGTTGGCGCGCGCGATGGCGAGGCGGTCGTCGGCGAGGCGCAGCTGCACGTAGGTGGCGGCGACGTCGCCGAGGAGGCTCACGAGGGCGTCGTCGTAGTCGGCGAGGGTCGCGAGCAGCTCGGCGTCGGCGGCCTCGATGCCGCGGCGGAACCGGCCCCACAGGTCCACCTCCCAGGCCGCGTCGAAGCCGAGGTTCCAGACGTCGATGTTGTTGTCGATGCCGGGCGTGCTGCCGAACCCGAAGGCGTTGCGGCTGAGGACCTGGCGTTGATAGCCGCCGTTCAGCTCCTGCGTCTGTGGATAGAGGCCGCCGATGGCGATGCCGCGCTGGGCCTGCGACTGGACCACGCGGAGCGCGGCGGCGCGCAACGAGCGGTTGTTGGCGACGGCGCGGACGATCAGGTCGTTCAGGATCGGGTCCTGGAAGACCTCCCACCACAGCTCCGCCCGCGTGGGATCGTGGCGAACGGCGGGGCCGTCGTCGATCCAGTCGTCGGCCACCGGGGCCGTCGGGCGGAGGTAGTCCGGTCCGACCATGCAGCCCGAGACTCCCATCGTCGCGAGCGCCATGGCGACGGCCGTGAGCACCGTTCCGCGTGCTCTTCGCTGCCCGCCTCGCATGCGCCGAGGCCGGACATATGGGACGGTCAGGGTGAAGGGAAGGGGCTACTCGCGGAGGACGACGTCGAGGGCGAACCGCAGTCGCTTCAGCTGCCGGCCGAGCGCGTTGTGGTGGATGTTCCGCCGCAGCGCCACCAGCACCTTGCGCTCCATGCGGTAGCGGAGCGGCGCCTTGGCGCGCACCGGCGCCGGCGAGCCGGCGGCAGCGGCCAGCTGCGCGACGATCTTCTCGCGCGCATAGCCGAGCGTCTCGAGATCGACCGGATCGAGCTGCTCGAGCACCTGCGAGACCAGCGCCAGCGTCTGCGGGTTGGAGGCGATCTCGGCCGCCCACTTCGATACCGAGGACGTCACTGGACGCGAGTGCTGCTGCACGCCGACGGGGTCGCCGAGGCCTTTGAACGCCTCGCCGCTCTCGCCGTAGCTGATCGCCTTCTCCTCGAACGGCACGCCCAGGTAGTCGCAGACGCGGCGGAAGTGGGTCTCGGGGTCCTTCACCAGCTCCTCGTACTTCACCCACACGAGCGGCACGGGCTGGTCGCGTACGAAGGCGGCGAGCGCCGGCACGTAGCGCTGGAGGATCGGGTTGTGCGCGAGCGCGGCGTGATAGTCGCCGTCGAAGAACGACTCGACGTACGAGGACAGAACCGCGAGCGGGTGGCGCGTCAGGACGACGTACTTCGCGTGCGGGTAGAGCTTCGCGAGGAAGGGCAGGACGAGGCCGTAGGCCGGTGTCTTGTCGAGGAAGAAGCGCTTACCGGCCGGCGCCGTCTCCATCATCTGTGCATACAGCGAGTCGGTGTAGGCCCGTAGGGCGTCGAGGTAGCCCTGCTCGCCGCGGGGGATCTCGTCGACGATCTCCTTGATGGCCTGCTCGGCGTTGAAGGGATCGTACGGCGCCTTCTGCACGTTGCCGTAGAAGCCGAGGTGCGCGATCGGCGTGATGAGGTGGGGCTCGGCCCGCCCGTAGATCAGCGAATGGGCCGAGAGCATGCGCGCGAGCAGCGTCGTCCCCGAACGGGGGGCGCCGATCAGGAAGATGAGCCGGTCCTGCATGGCAGGTGCCAATGTGCCGGGGGGGCGGCTGGGTGTCCACCAGCAGGGCGCGGGGGCTGCCGTCATTGCGATTCGACTTGCACGCATGGCGTCGATCTGTGGATGCATGGCCATGTATTGGCCCACCCCACTCGGGTTCTTCGTGGTGGTGATGTTGCTCGTTGTCCGTCCGGCCGGCGCGCGCGAGATCGTCGTCGGCGATCCGAGTGACGCCCTGGGCGAGGCCGTCGACGCCTGCCGCGAGGGGGCCTCGACGCGCTGTACCCTGCGGGCGGTGGTCACGGTCGCCAACGAGGATCCCGACGTCGTGGTGCTCCGTGTGGTCGGCGCGAGGTTGGAGCGGACCGGCGCGGCCGAGGATGGCAACGAGGTCGGCGATCTCGACGTCGCCCACGACCTCACGATCCGTGCAGGCCTCCCCGGCGCGACCATCGACGGCGGCGACCGGATGCGGCTCCTGGAGGTGTTGTCGGGAACGCTACGCATCGAGAACGTCGTACTGCGCAACGGTCTCACGGAGACCCAGGCGGGGAGCCCGTGCAGCGGTGAGGGGGCGCGGTCTGTACGCGTGCGGGGACCCGCCTCGAGCTGATCGGCGTGCTCGTCGAGTCCAACGCGGCAGCCACCTCCAGCAGCGGCGGCATCGGCCTCGACGGCGGTGCGCTGCTGCTGGTCGACGGCACGGTCGAGGCCAACGTCGCCGCGGGGTCGGTCGGCGGTGGTATCGGCACGAGCCGGGAGGCGACGGTCCAGCTGGAACGCAGCGCGGTCGTCGGCAACGAGGCCGCGGTCGACGGCGGCGGCATCTTCGTCACCGGCCGAGGGATCGTCGCGCGGAACACGACGATCAGCGGCAACGAGGCGACCGCGGGACGCGGAGGCGGCATCGCTCTCGACGGGCCCCGCCGGCGCGTCTCAACAACGTCACCATCACCCGCAACAAGGCCCCGGCCGGCACGGGCGGCGGGCTCTTCGCCGCCGCGACGGCCACCGGCGTCGCCGTCGGCAACACGCTGCTCGTCGACAACCAGCCCGACGATTGTGCAGGCACGCTCACGGCATTCGCGCCCAACCTGGTGCAGACGCGCGGCACATGCACCGTCCTCGGCGTGAAGGCCGCCGACGGCGGCACGAAGCTCGCCGATCTCGCCGGCCGGCCGCCGGCGCATCCGCTGGTCGACGATCCGGCCGTGCCGGCGAACAAGAGGCCGGCGATCGGCCGCGGCGACCCCGCCTCCTGCGAGGTGCTGGATCAGCGCAAAGGCACCCGGGTGCACGAGGCCAGCGGCGACACCGCGTGCGATCTGGGCGCGCTCGAGTTCCTGCTCGACGGCGACGGCGTGCCGGACCGCGACGATTCGTGCCCGGAGGTGAAGAACCTCGGTCGCGACGACGACCCGCTCGACCCGACCGATCCCGAGAGCCCGACCGTGGGCGACGGCATCGACGACGCCTGCGACCCGATCCGCGGGTCCGCGCCATCGGCGGTTCGTTCGGCGACGACGACGACGGCGACGGCTTCGTCAATTGGCGCGATCGCTGTGCGGACACCCTCGATTCCCGGGAAGTGCCCGAGTGCGTGGTGGTGGAACGCGTGGTCGATGCCAAGGCTGCTCTCCGCAGCAGTCCTGCGACTGCCACTTCCTCGTGAAGCCGACGGCGGACGATCCCGACGGGCTGCCGCGGAAGGGCCGCCGGCACTGGCGCCGCTGCGTGCGCAAGGCGCTGCACCAGGCGCCATGCCGTTGACGCCTACGATCGAGCGTTCGCTTGACCGTCGAAACGAGCCCGTGTTAGCCGCCGGACCTTCACACTCGAACGTTCTCGGAGGGTCCGGATGAGCAAGCTTCTCGAAGGCAAGGTCGCGGTCGTTACGGGTGCGGGACGCGGCATCGGCCGCGGCATCGCGCTGGCGCTGGCGCGCGAAGGCGCGAAGGTGGTCGTGAACGACATCGGCTGCGGCACCGACGGCCGTGGCACCGACGCCGATCCGGCGGCCGTCGTCTGCAAGGAGATCGCGGAGCTCGGCAGCGAGGCGGCCCCGAACTACGACAGCGTCGCCGAGTACGAGAGCGCCGGGAACATCGTCAAGACGGCGCTCGACAAGTGGGGCCGCTGCGACATCCTCGTCAACAACGCCGGCATCCTGCGCGACAAGCAGCTCGTCAACATGAGCTGGGAGGACTTCGACGACGTCCTCAAGGTGCACCTCTACGGCGGCTTCAACTGCTGCCGGCACGCGCTGCCGGTGATGCGTGAGCAGAAGTACGGGCGCATCATCAACATCGTCTCCAGCGCCGGCCTGCGCGGCAACTTCGGCCAGGCGAACTACGGCGCCGCCAAGGCCGGTCTCATGGGGCTCACGTTCGTGATCGCGGTCGAGCACATGAAGGGCAACGCCGAGGGCAAGTACTCGATCACCGCCAACGCGATGGCGCCCGCGGGCATGACCCGCATGGTCGGCCAGATCCCCGGCATGGAGGGCCGTCCGGTCCCGCCGGAGATGAACCCCGATCTCAACGGGCCGATCGTCGCGTACCTCGGGTCGGAACAGGCGAAGCACGTGAACGGCCAGGTCTTCGGCCGCCGCGGCTTCGCCTACACGCTCTTCCAGACGCCGAAGCCGCTCGCCGCCATGTTCAAGGAAGGCGGTTGGGAGGCCGGCGAGATCGCGAAGAACTTCGACGCCGCGTTCTTCGACCACCTGAACGTGCCCGGCATCCCGATGTCGCCCGCGATGAAGGAGGCGGCCGCCAAGGCCGCCGCCGCGAAGGCGGAGAAGAAGGGATAGGGGCCGTGGCGGCGCGCGGGTTCTCCCACGTCGGGCTCTCCACCCTCGACCTGGACGCCACGCGCGCCTTCTACGAGGGGGTCCTCGGATTCCGCGCCGTCCGCTGCGATACGATGGAGTTCGAGGAGGGCGGCCGCATCCGGCACGTCTTCTTCGACCTCGGCGACGGCCAGCTGATCGCCTTCATGGAGCCCGGGGGCATCCCCGGGTTCCCCGAGTACGACCCGGGCATCAACCGCGGTCTCGGCGTGCCGGAGGCGTTCTACCACTTCGCGTTCGAGGTCGAGTCCGAGGCCGCGCTGCTCGCCAGGCGCGCCCACCTGCTGTCGAAGGGCGTCAAGGTCACGCCCGTCGTCGACCACGAGTGGATGCAGTCGATCTACTTCAAGGACCCGAACGGCCTCATGCTCGAGTACGCATGGACGTCGCGCGCGCTGACGGCCGACGACGCGGTGATGCAGGTCCGCGAGCGCCTGTCGCTGCGGCAGCGCTCCCCGGTCACCGACTTCCGCGACAGGTAACGCGCCGTTGCGGCGCCGCGTTGCGCCGCCCGCGTCGGCGCGTGATGCGGCGGCCACGGCGCGACGGCGCGCGGCTTGCTGCGGCGGGCAGGCATGTGGCCTGCGCTGCACGTTCACGTCGGGGGTGCGCACGTCGTCCTCTCCACCCATCCGCTCGCCGTCTGCGTCGCGGTGCTGGCGGGGAGCGTCCTCGCCGCGCGGCGCGCTGCCCGGCCGGGGCTCGTTCTCGCGCTGACGCCGCTCGTGGTCGTGGCCGGGCTCGGCGGCTCGCGCGCGCTCTTCTGGCTCCTGCGCGGCGGCAGCGCGGACCCGCTCGGCGGCGGGCTCGCGTCGATGGGCGGCCTCGCCGCGGGACT
Coding sequences within it:
- a CDS encoding SgcJ/EcaC family oxidoreductase, with the translated sequence MNADERDIRDLHSTWIAAVNAGDLAPLLGLMTGDVVLLNPGEEPLGREGFSANFSAAHRQVLIRCTSELEDVAIVGAVAYAWSRDALSVTPRTGGEATRLAGHRLTIYRKQADGRWLLARDAHTLAPVTEPRS
- a CDS encoding metallophosphoesterase family protein gives rise to the protein MPGCDFTRRHFLRWTAVAAASPLFTRRLFDNGVAAARSRRGPISAVNLELVTLTEQRAIITWYTGYTGTDDGLGRMEPAPADGVVYWGTDPQRLTRIAVDRWRDTPYHYVELRGLEPGETYYYQARSNDLPATPTPFTLIAGNAVGTSGYGLTTGGPYAFTAPQPPPGRFLFSVALCNDLHVGETTAGLVGGTPITGIQQEPGLPPYPEVMLRALVHDATRLGASFLLAAGDITAEAAPVDLSRAGKLLRRFGRYRRHWFVTRGNHDRAHDGEEYAACRIGRWQGHDCFQDRFFPAGEPGYFARELQGLRILGLDTYDKPGRGNDAGALSGEQLAWFRDELGRARDQPTIVFGHHPLIVEQSPFPTSASNTLEPAQVATLLSDYAGTPGLFLHHAGHTHRNKRTISAAAPNVTMQEVAACKEYPGGFSLLRLYTGGFAMNFHKTRSRLARRWSERSRQEILGLWPQFSLGASVSDRNTVVARDLSGLTPVPGAKMR
- a CDS encoding multidrug efflux RND transporter permease subunit — protein: MISRFFIDRPIFANVIAIVTIIFGLVTLRTLPIEQYPEITPPTVQVSTTYPGANAQVVADTVAAPIEQQVNGVEGMLYMSSVSASDGSYNLTVTFDVGVDLDIAQVLVQNRVAIAEPLLPDDVQRQGIVTQKQSTNIIQFVVLTSPDDRYDALFLSNFATLRVRDVLSRVPGVGAVNVFGAAQYSMRVWLDPQQLKSRTLTTGDVIAAIQEQNVQVPAGQVGAPPAPDTQTFQFVVNVLGRLESTKQFEDIIVKTDGDRITRLRDIARVELGGQTYDTFFEKNGKPAAGIAIFQLPGANALDVATRIRAAMADMQKSFPDGLVYDIPFDTTLFVSQAIHEVYRTLVEAGILVLIVILIFLQDWRAVLVPATTVPVTIIGAFAGLAAFGFTVNLLTLFGLVLAIGIVVDDAIVIVENASHHIEADGVSPREATIRAMDEVTGPVMGITFVLMAVFLPATFLGGITGQLYRQFAMTIAITAIISAVNALTLKPAQCAVYLRPTAGKKKNAFFRAFNRVYARVEDRYVRLVEYLVAHTRLVMLAFLVLLGVTLWGFRGLPTGFLPVEDQGYVISGIQLPDAASQARTHAATRKMNDILANTKGVVNWNIVGGRSILDNATASNAAAIYIVFAPWEERTDPALSQDAIVGHLRHEFAKIEDGITFVFPPPSIRGLGTAGGFQLQLEDRGGVGLMALQQMTDEMVRDGHTQTSLAALNSTFRAAVPQIFADVDRVKAKSIGVPLTSVFNTLQTYLGSAYVNDFNLYDRTYQVRVQAAPQYRLHAGDIRRLEVRNDTGQMLPLGTLVDVRDTVGPQILTRYNLYPSAAITGEAAPGYSSGQALELMEEMAAAKLPREMGIEWTGISFQEKRVGGEATMIFALAVLLVFLVLAAQYESWTSPAAVVLVVPLALLGTVIAVALRGMDNNVYTQIGVVLLIALASKNAILIVEFAREHRAKGLSVVEATIEAARLRFRPILMTSFAFILGVYPLVIASGAGAASRRALGTAVFGGMITSTLLSVVFVPVFYVVCQNASERWAARKAARAAGGDPAPAA